The Brachyhypopomus gauderio isolate BG-103 chromosome 17, BGAUD_0.2, whole genome shotgun sequence genome includes a window with the following:
- the ap5m1 gene encoding AP-5 complex subunit mu-1, translating to MSVRALWVVSHENGESGKVRFSRRYPTVEVRAKSLAGADYVSVPEDHVIHQLLLTELGLIEPDKPYMAVRDDCARPQRSPAVELRLGGPGGRTLWPLLTISQGGLILACLPLIEAAPEPRPPLSSLASVSQGLALLSGLQGFLCGTVGKSPEPDVLASRLAALPSVLLQVCPLGMPLDAPPQAGAPPTAMAPGPGGAQKQPAWKAGVHRGRAVVNVALTEMVRSMQYGNRSRQDMWDVYGAVMCKCEVEGVLPNVTVTLTLPPNGSPLQDILVHPCVTSLDSSILTASSVEENDGSAFSGPYKFPFSPPLEPFRLCSYTSQVPVPPILGSYQLKAEENQLKLNVVLKLHESVRNSFEYCKAHLPFYNRNLMGNVDVKVSSGQLEVSKEKNLLVWILGQKFPKSREATLDGAIHFSGHLAGPTDPLCTDLTAYIKLYFRVPDMTLSGCCVDQHSVQVYSSAKPRIVTTRELVSSEYYIWNSTGDAPVSSGLMIL from the exons ATGAGTGTTCGTGCGTTGTGGGTCGTTTCTCACGAAAATGGTGAATCTGGAAAGGTGCGATTTTCCAG ACGGTACCCCACGGTGGAAGTCCGTGCTAAATCTCTGGCAGGAGCTGACTATGTGTCTGTTCCTGAGGACCACGTGATCCACCAGCTTCTGCTGACTGAACTGGGCTTGATCGAGCCTGACAAGCCGTATATGGCAGTACGTGATGACTGCGCCCGCCCGCAGCGCTCGCCGGCGGTGGAGCTCCGCCTAGGTGGCCCAGGTGGAAGAACCCTCTGGCCTTTACTAACCATCAGCCAGGGTGGCCTAATCCTAGCCTGCCTTCCCTTGATTGAAGCTGCGCCTGAACCCCGGCCTCCTCTCTCCAGCCTGGCTTCGGTCTCCCAAGGTTTAGCTCTGCTGTCTGGCCTGCAGGGCTTCCTGTGTGGGACTGTAGGGAAGTCGCCAGAGCCTGATGTGCTGGCCTCCCGCTTGGCAGCACTCCCTTCAGTGCTTCTGCAGGTGTGTCCTCTGGGCATGCCCCTGGACGCCCCTCCCCAGGCtggagcaccgcccaccgccATGGCTCCAGGCCCAGGAGGTGCTCAGAAGCAGCCAGCCTGGAAAGCCGGCGTCCATCGAGGGAGAGCGGTGGTGAACGTGGCCCTCACGGAGATGGTGAGGTCCATGCAGTACGGCAACAGGAGCCGACAGGATATGTGGGATGTGTATGGAGCAGTGATGTGCAAA TGTGAAGTGGAGGGTGTTTTGCCCAATGTGACCGTCACCCTCACGTTGCCACCCAACGGGTCTCCTTTGCAAGACATCCTTGTCCACCCTTGTGTGACATCACTAGACTCCAGCATCCTCACAGCCAGTAGTGTGGAAGAGAATGACGGCTCCGCCTTTTCAGGGCCGTACAAATTCCCCTTCTCTCCACCCCTAGAGCCATTCAGACTCTGCAGTTACACCTCACAG GTACCCGTGCCACCGATACTTGGCTCCTACCAGCTGAAGGCCGAGGAGAACCAGCTAAAGCTGAACGTGGTCCTGAAGCTCCATGAGAGTGTTCGCAACAGCTTCGAGTACTGCAAGGCACACCTGCCCTTTTACAACAG AAACTTAATGGGCAATGTGGATGTAAAAGTGAGCTCAGGACAGTTGGAAGTGTCTAAAGAGAAGAATCTGCTGGTTTGGATTCTTG GTCAGAAGTTTCCAAAGTCACGAGAGGCAACACTGGATGGTGCTATTCATTTCTCTGGCCATCTTGCTGGACCAACTGACCCTCTCTGCACAGATCTTACCGCATATATAAAA CTGTACTTCCGTGTGCCAGATATGACGTTGTCTGGATGCTGTGTGGACCAACACTCGGTGCAGGTCTATTCCTCGGCAAAGCCACGCATTGTCACAA CGCGAGAGCTTGTTTCCTCTGAATACTACATCTGGAACTCAACTGGAGATGCTCCTGTGTCTTCTGGACTCATGATACTGTGA
- the naa30 gene encoding N-alpha-acetyltransferase 30: protein MAEVPPGPSVLSASPVESVPLPADGCSLGGSDEAPDCGRGDFIAPGAEEQRRVTGPKGKIKAGQNNVHARTAQFHSTLKQLNGVGSHDEQRGRVPVQNHVQQHRHRARREPDHQKGDSGCSDGHTGNHVPQTKWGGSCPSLSPPNNGVDPAGSETGPGPLGSDSGNSRTAGHFLHADPNDVGPRAPRTHGGGSEDTAAVRAHGRPHTPVSEMGGLSLIGGSADRAISYVRYESELQMPDIIRLITKDLSEPYSIYTYRYFIHNWPQLCFLAMVEKTCVGAIVCKLDMHKKMFRRGYIAMLAVDSQFRRKGIGTSLVKKAVYAMIDGDCDEVVLETEITNKSALKLYENLGFVRDKRLFRYYLNGVDALRLKLWLR, encoded by the exons ATGGCTGAAGTGCCGCCTGGGCCTAGCGTGCTGTCCGCATCCCCGGTGGAAAGTGTCCCGTTACCCGCGGACGGGTGCTCGTTAGGCGGCAGCGACGAGGCGCCGGACTGCGGTCGGGGAGACTTCATAGCTCCGGGCGCGGAGGAGCAGCGACGGGTGACGGGACCCAAAGGGAAGATTAAAGCGGGGCAGAACAACGTGCACGCCAGGACGGCCCAGTTCCACTCCACGCTGAAGCAGCTCAACGGCGTCGGCAGCCACGACGAGCAGCGCGGCCGCGTCCCCGTCCAGAACCACGTCCAGCAGCACCGCCACCGGGCTCGCAGGGAGCCCGACCACCAGAAGGGCGACTCGGGGTGTTCGGACGGGCACACGGGGAATCACGTACCACAGACCAAGTGGGGCGGTTCGTGTCCGAGTCTCTCGCCGCCCAACAACGGAGTGGACCCGGCCGGGTCTGAGACCGGTCCCGGCCCGCTGGGCAGCGACAGTGGGAACAGCAGGACTGCGGGTCACTTTCTACACGCAGATCCCAACGATGTTGGGCCGAGAGCCCCGCGGACACACGGCGGTGGTTCCGAGGACACGGCGGCGGTCCGGGCCCACGGACGGCCGCACACACCGGTGTCCGAGATGGGCGGTTTGTCGTTGATAGGAGGATCCGCTGACCGCGCCATCAGTTACGTGAGATACGAGTCCGAGTTACAAATGCCAGATATAATCAGGCTCATAACCAAGGACCTGTCTGAGCCTTATTCCATATACACATATAGGTACTTCATTCACAACTGGCCACAGCTCTGCTTTCTG GCGATGGTGGAGAAGACGTGTGTTGGTGCCATTGTGTGTAAGCTGGACATGCACAAGAAGATGTTCCGGCGGGGCTACATCGCCATGCTGGCTGTGGACTCCCAGTTTCGCAGGAAGGGCATCG GTACAAGCCTTGTTAAAAAGGCTGTATATGCCATGATAGACGGAGACTGTGATGAG GTTGTGCTGGAGACAGAGATTACCAACAAATCAGCCCTGAAACTTTATGAAAACCTGGGCTTTGTGAGGGACAAGCGGCTCTTCAGATACTATTTAAATGGCGTGGACGCACTCCGCCTCAAACTGTGGCTGCGCTGA
- the exoc5 gene encoding exocyst complex component 5 has product MAASAQLFEEPFDADEYIERLAWRTPGGGSKGGAEAFDPKKLLEEFVNHIEELKQLDERIQRKVEKLEQQCHREAKEFAHKVQELQRSNQVAFQHFQELDDHISYVATKVCHLGDQLEGVNTPRQRAVEAQRLMTYFNEFLDGELRSDVFNNPDKIKEAADIIQKLHLIAQELPFDRFADVKAKIASKYHDLERQLIQEFTAAQRRGEIGRMREVAAVLLHFKGYAHCIDVYIKQCQEGAYMQNNVFEDTALLCQRVNKQVGEVFSSPETVMAKLIQNIFENKLQAHVKEKLETRPTELEQYLKNLYDLYTRTVALAAKLTEFNLGSDKHTFLSKLIKSIFSSYLDSYIEMERQYLQSRSASILQRYYDSKNHQKRPLGTGSIQELKERIRQRTNLTLGPSIDTHGETFLSQEVVVNLLQETRHAFQRCQKLSDPADLPRNAFSVFLLLVEHLCVDHIDYALEMGLSAIPSSDAKNANLYFLDVVQQANTIFHLFDKQFNDHLMPLISSSPKLTECLHKKKEVIEQMEVKLDTGIDRTLNCMIGQMKHILATEQKKTDFRPEDENNVMIQYTTACSKVCAYVSKQVERVRRSMDGKNVDTVLTELGVRFHRLIHEHLQQFSYSSMGGMLAICDVAEYRRCAKDFRVPLVLQLFDTLHALCNLLVVAPDNLKQVCSGEQLTNLDRNLLHAFVQLRADYRSSRLGRHFS; this is encoded by the exons ATGGCAGCGTCCGCGCAGTTGTTTGAG GAGCCCTTCGACGCTGATGAGTACATAGAGCGGCTGGCCTGGAGGACTCCAGGAGGGGGATCTAAAGGAGGCGCGGAGGCCTTTGACCCCAAAAA GTTGCTGGAGGAGTTTGTGAACCACATAGAGGAACTAAAACAGCTGGATGAGAGGATTCAGAGGAAAGTGGAGAAGCTTGAACAGCAGTGCCATCGCGAGGCGAAGGAGTTTGCGCACAAGGTCCAGGAGCTTCAGAGGAGCAACCAG GTGGCCTTCCAGCACTTCCAGGAGCTGGATGACCACATCAGCTACGTGGCCACAAAAGTGTGCCACCTTGGAGACCAGCTGGAGGGGGTAAACACCCCGAGGCAGAGGGCTGTGGAGGCCCAGCGGCTCATGACCTACTTCAACGAGTTCCTGGACGGGGAGCTGCGCAGCGATGTCTTCAACAACCCTGATAAG ATAAAAGAAGCTGCTGACATCATTCAGAAGCTGCACCTGATCGCACAGGAGTTGCCGTTCGACAG ATTTGCTGATGTTAAGGCCAAGATAGCAA GTAAATACCACGACCTGGAGCGCCAGCTGATCCAGGAGTTCACGGCAGCCCAGCGCAGGGGGGAGATCGGACGCATGAGGGAGGTGGCCGCCGTCCTGCTGCACTTCAAG GGGTATGCGCATTGCATAGACGTCTACATCAAGCAGTGCCAAGAG GGTGCATATATGCAGAACAATGTGTTCGAGGACACGGCTCTTCTGTGTCAGCGGGTCAACAAGCAGGTGGGGGAGGTCTTCAGCAGCCCAGAAACGGTGATGGCAAAGCTCATCCAGAACATCTTTGAGAACAAGCTGCAG GCGCACGTGAAAGAAAAACTTGAGACTCGCCCCACGGAACTGGAGCAATACCTCAAAAACCTCTACGACCTCTACACCAG GACCGTGGCGCTTGCAGCTAAACTGACAGAGTTCAACCTGGGCTCGGACAAACACACCTTCCTGTCCAAGCTCATCAAAAGCATCTTCTCCTCTTACCTGGACAGCTACATAGAGATGGAGCGGCAGTACCTGCAGTCTCGCAGTGCGTCCATTCTGCAGCGCTACTACGACTCCAAGAACCACCAGAAACGGCCACTGGGCACAGGGAG catccAGGAGCTGAAGGAGAGAATAAGACAGCGCACCAACCTCACATTGGGCCCCAGTATTGACACGCATGGAGAAACGTTTCTCTCTCAGGAGGTTGTGGTCAACCTGCTGCAGGAAACGCGTCATGCCTTCCAGAGATGCCAAaag TTGTCTGACCCAGCTGACCTCCCTAGGAATGCCTTCTCTGTCTTCCTATTGCTGGTAGAGCACCTGTGTGTGGACCATATAGACTATGCCTTGGAGATGGGGCTGTCAG CTATTCCTTCTTCAGATGCCAAAAATGCCAACCTCTATTTCCTGGATGTGGTCCAGCAAGCCAACACCATCTTTCATCTCTTTGATAAGCAGTTTAATGATCACCTCATGCCTCTTATTAG CTCCTCCCCTAAGCTGACCGAGTGCTTGCACAAGAAAAAGGAGGTGATCGAACAGATGGAGGTCAAACTGGACACTGGGATTGACCG AACACTGAACTGCATGATTGGCCAGATGAAGCACATTCTGGCTACTGAGCAGAAGAAAACTGACTTCAGACCAGAAGATGAGAATAATGTCATGATACAGTACACTACC GCGTGCTCCAAGGTGTGTGCCTATGTGAGCAAGCAGGTGGAGCGTGTGCGGAGGTCCATGGACGGTAAGAACGTGGACACGGTCCTGACGGAGCTGGGCGTTCGCTTCCACCGCCTCATCCACGAGCACCTGCAGCAGTTCAGCTACAGCTCCATGGGGGGCATGCTGGCCATCTGCGACGTGGCCGAGTATCGCCGCTGCGCCAAAGACTTCCGG GTTCCTCTGGTGCTCCAGCTCTTTGACACACTCCATGCACTGTGTAACCTCCTGGTTGTGGCTCCTGACAATCTCAAGCAGGTGTGCTCCGGTGAACAGCTGACCAACCTGGACAGGAACCTCCTGCACGCCTTTGTGCAGCTCAGAGCGGACTATCGTTCATCTAGGCTGGGCCGCCACTTTAGCTAA